The following coding sequences are from one Chelonoidis abingdonii isolate Lonesome George chromosome 4, CheloAbing_2.0, whole genome shotgun sequence window:
- the RAD51 gene encoding DNA repair protein RAD51 homolog 1 isoform X1, whose amino-acid sequence MAMQMQYEANAETSTEEESLGPQPISRLEQCGINANDVKKLEEAGFHTVEAVAYAPKKELLNIKGISEAKADKILAEAAKVIPMGFTTATEFHQQRSEIIQITTGSKELDKLLQGGIETGSITEMFGEFRTGKTQLCHTLAVTCQLPIDRGGGEGKAMYIDTESTFRPERLLAVAERYGLSGSDVLDNVAYARAFNTDHQTQLLYQASAMMAESRYALLIVDSATALYRTDYSGRGELSARQMHLARFLRMLLRLADEFGVAVVITNQVVAQVDGAAMFSADPKKPIGGNIIAHASTTRLSLRKGRGETRICKIYDSPCLPEAEAMFAINADGVGDAKD is encoded by the exons ATGGCCATGCAAATGCAATATGAAGCAAATGCAGAAACATCAACTGAGGAAGAGAGCTTGGGTCCACAGCCCATATCTAGGCTAGAG caatGTGGTATAAATGCAAATGATGTTAAGAAGTTGGAAGAAGCTGGATTTCACACAGTTGAGGCTGTTGCTTATGCACCAAAGAAGGAGCTACTAAATATTAAAGGCATCAGTGAAGCCAAGGCTGACAAAATCTTG GCAGAAGCAGCTAAAGTGATTCCAATGGGTTTCACCACAGCAACAGAGTTCCACCAGCAGAGGTCCGAGATCATCCAGATCACCACTGGATCCAAAGAACTTGATAAACTGCTTCAAG gagGAATAGAAACAGGGTCCATAACTGAGATGTTTGGGGAATTCCGCACTGGGAAGACACAGTTGTGTCACACGCTGGCAGTAACTTGTCAA CTTCCCATTGACCGAGGTGGTGGCGAAGGAAAGGCCATGTACATCGACACAGAGAGTACCTTCCGCCCAGAACGTCTGCTTGCTGTGGCTGAAAG GTATGGCTTATCTGGCAGTGATGTCCTTGATAATGTGGCATATGCTCGAGCATTTAACACAGACCATCAGACCCAGCTCCTTTATCAGGCATCTGCTATGATGGCTGAATCAAG GTATGCATTGCTGATAGTGGATAGCGCCACGGCCCTATACAGGACTGATTACTCTGGCAGGGGTGAGCTGTCGGCCAGGCAGATGCATTTGGCCAGATTTTTGCGTATGCTACTTCGACTTGCAGATGAG TTTGGCGTGGCAGTTGTGATCACTAACCAGGTGGTAGCACAGGTAGACGGAGCTGCCATGTTTAGTGCAGATCCCAAAAAGCCTATTGGAGGGAACATCATAGCACATGCCTCAACCACAAG GCTCTCTCTGAGAAAAGGCCGAGGTGAAACCAGAATATGCAAAATTTATGACTCTCCTTGCCTTCCTGAGGCTGAAGCTATGTTTGCTATTAACGCTGATGGAGTGGGAGATGCTAAAGACTGA
- the RAD51 gene encoding DNA repair protein RAD51 homolog 1 isoform X2 produces the protein MAMQMQYEANAETSTEEESLGPQPISRLEQCGINANDVKKLEEAGFHTVEAVAYAPKKELLNIKGISEAKADKILAEAAKVIPMGFTTATEFHQQRSEIIQITTGSKELDKLLQGGIETGSITEMFGEFRTGKTQLCHTLAVTCQLPIDRGGGEGKAMYIDTESTFRPERLLAVAERYALLIVDSATALYRTDYSGRGELSARQMHLARFLRMLLRLADEFGVAVVITNQVVAQVDGAAMFSADPKKPIGGNIIAHASTTRLSLRKGRGETRICKIYDSPCLPEAEAMFAINADGVGDAKD, from the exons ATGGCCATGCAAATGCAATATGAAGCAAATGCAGAAACATCAACTGAGGAAGAGAGCTTGGGTCCACAGCCCATATCTAGGCTAGAG caatGTGGTATAAATGCAAATGATGTTAAGAAGTTGGAAGAAGCTGGATTTCACACAGTTGAGGCTGTTGCTTATGCACCAAAGAAGGAGCTACTAAATATTAAAGGCATCAGTGAAGCCAAGGCTGACAAAATCTTG GCAGAAGCAGCTAAAGTGATTCCAATGGGTTTCACCACAGCAACAGAGTTCCACCAGCAGAGGTCCGAGATCATCCAGATCACCACTGGATCCAAAGAACTTGATAAACTGCTTCAAG gagGAATAGAAACAGGGTCCATAACTGAGATGTTTGGGGAATTCCGCACTGGGAAGACACAGTTGTGTCACACGCTGGCAGTAACTTGTCAA CTTCCCATTGACCGAGGTGGTGGCGAAGGAAAGGCCATGTACATCGACACAGAGAGTACCTTCCGCCCAGAACGTCTGCTTGCTGTGGCTGAAAG GTATGCATTGCTGATAGTGGATAGCGCCACGGCCCTATACAGGACTGATTACTCTGGCAGGGGTGAGCTGTCGGCCAGGCAGATGCATTTGGCCAGATTTTTGCGTATGCTACTTCGACTTGCAGATGAG TTTGGCGTGGCAGTTGTGATCACTAACCAGGTGGTAGCACAGGTAGACGGAGCTGCCATGTTTAGTGCAGATCCCAAAAAGCCTATTGGAGGGAACATCATAGCACATGCCTCAACCACAAG GCTCTCTCTGAGAAAAGGCCGAGGTGAAACCAGAATATGCAAAATTTATGACTCTCCTTGCCTTCCTGAGGCTGAAGCTATGTTTGCTATTAACGCTGATGGAGTGGGAGATGCTAAAGACTGA